A single window of Triplophysa rosa linkage group LG2, Trosa_1v2, whole genome shotgun sequence DNA harbors:
- the pmchl gene encoding pro-melanin-concentrating hormone, like, which translates to MKLSLATILMTVALLSECHFRSAAIPMTKADEMETDQQGLSESFEENDLRSGPGGSKIIVVADSNLLRMLKSLDRGAPHLSLLENMLSTERRDISSDPSPGIAIIRRDTMRCMVGRVYRPCWEV; encoded by the coding sequence ATGAAGCTCTCCCTCGCAACCATCCTCATGACTGTCGCACTTTTGTCCGAGTGCCACTTCAGATCCGCGGCGATCCCCATGACCAAAGCTGATGAGATGGAAACAGACCAGCAAGGCTTAAGCGAGAGCTTCGAGGAGAACGATCTAAGGTCCGGACCGGGCGGCTCCAAGATCATCGTGGTGGCCGACTCCAATCTGCTGAGGATGCTCAAGTCACTGGACAGAGGAGCGCCTCATCTCAGCCTCCTTGAGAACATGCTCAGCACAGAGCGCAGAGATATTAGTTCGGACCCGAGCCCAGGCATCGCCATCATCAGAAGGGACACCATGAGGTGCATGGTGGGCCGAGTGTATCGACCATGCTGGGAGGTCTGA
- the spag8 gene encoding sperm associated antigen 8, with translation MSAFTPEIIEENNTDRRCLLGNWVEERATALLDGSGPKSCINKNGHVGILTVDVTATVQGVTTFKDAFDMPKSLGIRQKGKRTELLEKYLVKRISEQIHAELNPEPPVPEWCSVSKSDYRVEGFKSFHAPLTKEHNYTTDPAITFWSDKYQKIQGVTAVTTEDSPFKRNATFSTPISEQLDCQDDTHL, from the exons ATGAGTGCATTCACCCCGGAGATTATTGAGGAAAACAATACGGACAGAAGATGTTTATTGGGGAACTGGGTTGAGGAG AGGGCTACTGCATTGCTGGACGGATCAGGGCCTAAATCGTGTATTAATAAAAATGGACATGTGGGAATCCTCACCGTCGATGTGACTGCAACAGTGCAGGGGGTTACTACATTTAAAGATGCCTTCGATATGCCTAAGAGCCTTGGGATACGACAAAAAG GAAAAAGGACTGAGCTTTTGGAAAAATACCTCGTCAAAAGAATAAG TGAACAGATACATGCAGAGTTGAACCCAGAACCTCCTGTTCCTGAGTGGTGCTCTGTGAGCAAATCAGACTACAGGGTGGAGGGCTTCAAATCTTTCCATGCGCCACTGACCAAG GAGCATAATTACACAACAGACCCGGCCATCACATTTTGGAGTGATAAATATCAGAAAATTCAG GGTGTGACAGCAGTCACAACTGAGGATAGCCCTTTTAAAAGAAATGCCACCTTTAGCACACCAATAAGTGAACAACTGGACTGCCAGGATGATACCCATTTGTAA